GAAGACGGTGATGGCAACGAAATTAAGATGAATATACATGGAGCTCTAGAAGTTGAAGGGGATGAATATGCAATAATGTCATACGCAGACAGTGTTACTTCTGAATTCGAAATAATGAGAATAAACCGAGGCAGAGGTGGGAAAATATCCTATACTGGTGTTGATGATGAAGAATTGTATGCAGACCTGAGTGAAGCTGCTGCGATACACTTGGAGTCT
This genomic interval from Candidatus Poseidoniia archaeon contains the following:
- a CDS encoding DUF1292 domain-containing protein; translated protein: EDGDGNEIKMNIHGALEVEGDEYAIMSYADSVTSEFEIMRINRGRGGKISYTGVDDEELYADLSEAAAIHLESSGAV